The Podarcis muralis chromosome 10, rPodMur119.hap1.1, whole genome shotgun sequence genome includes a region encoding these proteins:
- the LOC114605039 gene encoding glioma pathogenesis-related protein 1-like — MPEIHFFFGVLLFLNLSISCYFYEPNTLPDIGNAEFIEECVRVHNKFRSNVNPPATNMKRMSWDHKLAETAKGWAKRCLFQHNSDIKIPGKVHPNFTTAGENIWTGSFQIFNVTSALTDWYNEVVHYDYDTRYCSDVCGHYTQMVWATTYKVGCAVLFCRQVTGFTSNAAHFICNYGPSGNFPTWPYKRGTPCSECDEEPCVDKLCGKVQEESISDQDESIRSQKESICDQYCITILILRPSFALGTLAAVFFVKQRYPTIFFYE; from the exons ATGCCAGAAATCCATTTTTTCTTTGGTGTTTTGCTTTTCCTGAATCTCTCTATTTCCTGCTACTTTTATGAGCCAAATACTTTGCCAGACATTGGAAATGCAGAGTTTATTGAGGAATGTGTCAGAGTGCATAACAAATTCCGATCCAACGTGAATCCACCAGCTACCAACATGAAACGAATG AGCTGGGACCACAAACTAGCAGAGACTGCCAAAGGCTGGGCAAAGAGGTGCCTATTTCAACATAATTCTGACATCAAAATACCAGGGAAGGTACACCCCAACTTCACAACAGCTGGAGAAAATATTTGGACTGGCTCCTTTCAGATTTTTAATGTGACTTCGGCCCTCACTGATTGGTACAATGAAGTCGTGCATTACGACTATGATACCAGATACTGCAGTGATGTATGTGGACATTACACTCAG ATGGTTTGGGCAACAACATACAAAGTTGGTTGTGCTGTTCTCTTCTGTCGTCAAGTAACAGGCTTTACGTCGAATGCTGCACATTTCATTTGTAACTATGGGCCTAG TGGCAATTTTCCAACATGGCCATACAAAAGAGGAACACCCTGCAGCGAGTGTGACGAAGAACCGTGTGTAGACAAACTATGTG GTAAAGTCCAGGAGGAGTCGATTTCTGACCAGGATGAATCAATTCGTAGCCAGAAGGAGTCAATTTGTGACCAGTACTGTATCACCATTCTAATACTGAGACCATCTTTTGCTTTAGGGACTTTAGCAGCAGTTTTCTTTGTAAAGCAACGTTATCCCACAATATTTTTTTATGAATAA
- the KRR1 gene encoding KRR1 small subunit processome component homolog isoform X1 yields MATPKEAESGEGAAGGRTPKAKKASKAVDDSELLTVPDGWKEPAFAREDNPRGLLEESSFATLFPKYREAYLKECWPLVQKTLTEHHINAALDLIEGSMTVSTTKKTFDPYIIIRARDLIKLLARSVPFEQAVRILEDDVACDIIKIGSLVRNRERFIKRRQRLIGPNGSTLKALELLTSCYIMVQGNTVSALGPFNGLKEVRKVVLDTMKNIHPIYNIKTLMIKRELSKDPELRLQNWERFLPKFKHKNLNKRKEPQKKNVKKEYTPFPPPQPESQIDKELASGEYFLKESQKKRKRVEEIKAKQAEAISRRQEERNKAFIPPKEKTVVKPKKASAETKIDIQAIKEKVKKAKKKKLGALPEEEVKLKIAADAKKKK; encoded by the exons ATGGCGACCCCCAAGGAGGCTGAGAGTGGGGAGGGAGCCGCGGGGGGGAGGACCCCCAAGGCCAAGAAAGCGAGCAAAG CAGTGGACGATTCTGAACTTCTCACTGTTCCTGATGGGTGGAAAGAGCCAGCATTTGCAAGAGAAGATAATCCTAGAGGTCTCCTGGAAGAAAGCAGCTTTGCCACTCTGTTCCCAAAATACAGAGAAGCTTATCTGAAAGAATGCTGGCCACTGGTGCAGAAAACTTTGACGGAACAT CACATCAACGCAGCTTTAGACTTAATAGAAGGAAGCATGACTGTCAGCACAACAAAGAAGACCTTTGACCCATATATAATCATCAGAGCCAGAGACTTAATAAAGCTTTTAGCAAGAAGTGTTCCATTTGAGCAG GCTGTACGTATCCTTGAAGATGACGTTGCATGTGACATCATTAAAATTGGGTCCTTGGTCAGAAACAGAGAAAGATTTATAAAAAGAAGACAAAGACTTATTGGTCCCAATGGATCTACTCTCAAG GCCCTGGAACTGCTAACAAGCTGCTACATCATGGTTCAGGGAAATACCGTTTCAGCTCTTGGACCTTTTAATGGCTTAAAAGAG gtTAGGAAAGTTGTTCTTGATACAATGAAGAATATTCATCCCATATACAACATCAAG ACTCTGATGATTAAAAGGGAATTGTCAAAAGACCCCGAATTACGATTGCAGAACTGGGAACGGTTTTTGCCTAAATTCAAACACAAGAATTTAAACAAACGGAAAGAACCACAGAAGAAAAATGTCAAGAAGGAATATACTCCCTTCCCACCTCCACAACCAGAGAGTCAG attGATAAGGAATTGGCAAGTGGTGAATATTTCTTGAAAGAAAGTCAAAAGAAGCGTAAGAGGGTAGAGGAGATAAAG GCAAAACAAGCAGAAGCAATCAGTCGGAGGCAAGAAGAGAGAAACAAAGCTTTTATTCCACCCAAGGAAAAAACAGTTGTAAAACCAAAGAAAG CTTCGGCTGAAACAAAAATTGATATCCAAGCTATTAAAGAAAAGGTTAaaaaggcaaagaagaagaagttgggaGCACTTCCAGAGGAAGAAGTAAAGTTAAAAATTGCAGcagatgcaaagaaaaagaaatga
- the KRR1 gene encoding KRR1 small subunit processome component homolog isoform X2 produces the protein MATPKEAESGEGAAGGRTPKAKKASKAVDDSELLTVPDGWKEPAFAREDNPRGLLEESSFATLFPKYREAYLKECWPLVQKTLTEHHINAALDLIEGSMTVSTTKKTFDPYIIIRARDLIKLLARSVPFEQAVRILEDDVACDIIKIGSLVRNRERFIKRRQRLIGPNGSTLKALELLTSCYIMVQGNTVSALGPFNGLKETLMIKRELSKDPELRLQNWERFLPKFKHKNLNKRKEPQKKNVKKEYTPFPPPQPESQIDKELASGEYFLKESQKKRKRVEEIKAKQAEAISRRQEERNKAFIPPKEKTVVKPKKASAETKIDIQAIKEKVKKAKKKKLGALPEEEVKLKIAADAKKKK, from the exons ATGGCGACCCCCAAGGAGGCTGAGAGTGGGGAGGGAGCCGCGGGGGGGAGGACCCCCAAGGCCAAGAAAGCGAGCAAAG CAGTGGACGATTCTGAACTTCTCACTGTTCCTGATGGGTGGAAAGAGCCAGCATTTGCAAGAGAAGATAATCCTAGAGGTCTCCTGGAAGAAAGCAGCTTTGCCACTCTGTTCCCAAAATACAGAGAAGCTTATCTGAAAGAATGCTGGCCACTGGTGCAGAAAACTTTGACGGAACAT CACATCAACGCAGCTTTAGACTTAATAGAAGGAAGCATGACTGTCAGCACAACAAAGAAGACCTTTGACCCATATATAATCATCAGAGCCAGAGACTTAATAAAGCTTTTAGCAAGAAGTGTTCCATTTGAGCAG GCTGTACGTATCCTTGAAGATGACGTTGCATGTGACATCATTAAAATTGGGTCCTTGGTCAGAAACAGAGAAAGATTTATAAAAAGAAGACAAAGACTTATTGGTCCCAATGGATCTACTCTCAAG GCCCTGGAACTGCTAACAAGCTGCTACATCATGGTTCAGGGAAATACCGTTTCAGCTCTTGGACCTTTTAATGGCTTAAAAGAG ACTCTGATGATTAAAAGGGAATTGTCAAAAGACCCCGAATTACGATTGCAGAACTGGGAACGGTTTTTGCCTAAATTCAAACACAAGAATTTAAACAAACGGAAAGAACCACAGAAGAAAAATGTCAAGAAGGAATATACTCCCTTCCCACCTCCACAACCAGAGAGTCAG attGATAAGGAATTGGCAAGTGGTGAATATTTCTTGAAAGAAAGTCAAAAGAAGCGTAAGAGGGTAGAGGAGATAAAG GCAAAACAAGCAGAAGCAATCAGTCGGAGGCAAGAAGAGAGAAACAAAGCTTTTATTCCACCCAAGGAAAAAACAGTTGTAAAACCAAAGAAAG CTTCGGCTGAAACAAAAATTGATATCCAAGCTATTAAAGAAAAGGTTAaaaaggcaaagaagaagaagttgggaGCACTTCCAGAGGAAGAAGTAAAGTTAAAAATTGCAGcagatgcaaagaaaaagaaatga